Proteins found in one Aspergillus chevalieri M1 DNA, chromosome 2, nearly complete sequence genomic segment:
- a CDS encoding uncharacterized protein (COG:S;~EggNog:ENOG410PPT9;~TransMembrane:4 (i20-39o51-71i78-97o149-168i)), with the protein MAVRRAYRRYHWPELQLNFWLLIVLASSCVNLGIFAWLMAVQSQLKLGTPWLFPFMVVSGALGIFFIALILILAMQRFLLPGIIIVGSFVLFVLWLTGLVETALQLYGVVGSVNDSCKNWVEGNGIHGESIEALAWLTQITICNCWKTAFAFELIGVIFFLWMIIMSWRVHRDVA; encoded by the exons ATGGCCGTCCGAAGAGCCTACCGCCGGTATCACTGGCCCGAACTCCAACTCAACTTCTGGCTCCTCATCGTCCTCGCTTCCTCATGTGTCAATCTCGGTATCTTCGCCTGGTTAATGGCTGTGCAATCGCAGCTCAAGCTCGGAACTCCATG GCTCTTCCCCTTCATGGTCGTCTCCGGCGCTCTCGGAATATTCTTCATAGCCCTAATCCTAATCCTGGCCATGCAgcgcttcctcctccccggGATCATCATCGTGGGGAGTTTCGTGCTCTTCGTACTATGGTTAACCGGTCTTGTTGAGACGGCGCTGCAGTTGTACGGTGTTGTGGGGAGCGTAAATGATAGTTGTAAGAATTGGGTTGAGGGGAATGGGATTCATGGGGAGAGTATTGAGGCGTTGGCGTGGCTGACGCAGATCACTATTT GCAATTGTTGGAAAACGGCGTTTGCGTTTGAGTTGATTGGggtgattttctttttgtggATGATAATTATGTCGTGGCGAGTGCATCGCGATGTTGCTTGA
- a CDS encoding uncharacterized protein (CAZy:GH142;~COG:S;~EggNog:ENOG410PKZ9;~InterPro:IPR008979,IPR008928,IPR012341;~SECRETED:SignalP(1-17);~go_process: GO:0005975 - carbohydrate metabolic process [Evidence IEA]) → MNLLTILSLSLFQPTLSQTLNTTLTTHFANDTPWYTPRIPLFTSSLPALNAVYYYRWSLYRAHQRDLGPNGYIITEFLNDVTWQTQPYASLVDATGFHLREGRWCRDQRYNQDYVTFMLNGNKGDMYQFSEWVADSVWAGFLVDGDVDSAVAKLDMLVDLFEGWEGNMSEAGTGGFDRGKELFWIQPLTDATEYTVASIDASGGFDGFTGGNAFRPSVNSYQYANALAIARLAGLKGDQALEKEYSDRADEIKMNVQESLWNSTFEHFADRYQVDNENVTYWDFIRGRELVGYVPWTHDLPDDNETFAQAWTHLLDSEKFAGSHGLRTNEPSYEYFMQQYRYEGSQPECQWNGPAWPYQTTQVLTGLANLLDHYPISSETGIVTRKDYTDLLVQYAELHYNFDRGGVLNLEEDYDADTGRPIVGLTRSPHYFHSGFIDLILSGFVGIRPRADDVLEVNPLADGDSVSFFRAERILYHGHDIAVQWDASGEQYGAAGLIIEIDGETIASAPDLTRLTANITRNEPPAINRPIAKSIQLQSDSEWPRGSVSVADADPESIHAAIDGRIWLFPESDIANGWDTPVENGSELWYQIEFSSSTVTASAEIAFFANEAQGLDAPESYRIEVLDGGEWVEASGAQYAEPVANGITIASWDKVTIESIRVVFVPKKGQRVRLVEFKVY, encoded by the coding sequence ATGAACCTCCTAACTATACTATCCCTATCCCTCTTCCAACCCACCCTCTCCCAGACCCTCAACACCACCCTAACCACCCACTTTGCAAACGACACCCCCTGGTACACCCCCCGCATCCCCCTCTTCACCTCATCCCTCCCCGCGCTTAATGCAGTCTACTACTACCGCTGGTCCCTCTACCGCGCACACCAGCGCGATCTCGGCCCCAACGGCTACATCATCACCGAATTCCTCAACGACGTAACGTGGCAAACACAGCCGTACGCCTCCCTCGTCGACGCGACGGGCTTCCATCTCCGTGAGGGGCGGTGGTGTCGGGATCAGAGATATAACCAGGACTATGTGACGTTTATGCTTAATGGTAACAAGGGGGATATGTATCAATTTTCAGAGTGGGTTGCGGATTCCGTTTGGGCGGGGTttttggtggatggggaCGTTGATTCTGCTGTTGCGAAGTTGGATATGTTAGTGGATTTGTTTGAGGGATGGGAGGGGAATATGTCGGAGGCTGGGACTGGGGGTTTTGACAGGGGGAAGGAGTTGTTTTGGATTCAGCCGTTGACGGATGCGACGGAGTATACGGTTGCGAGTATTGATGCGAGCGGTGGGTTCGATGGATTCACGGGTGGGAATGCGTTCAGGCCGAGTGTCAACAGTTATCAATACGCAAATGCATTGGCTATTGCAAGGCTTGCGGGATTGAAGGGCGATCAAGCCCTCGAGAAGGAGTATAGCGATCGAGCGGATGAGATCAAGATGAACGTGCAGGAGTCGCTATGGAACAGCACGTTTGAGCACTTTGCCGACCGGTATCAGGTTGATAACGAGAATGTCACGTACTGGGATTTCATCCGCGGACGCGAGTTAGTCGGCTATGTCCCCTGGACGCATGACCTTCCTGATGATAATGAGACGTTCGCGCAGGCGTGGACTCATCTTCTCGATTCTGAGAAGTTTGCTGGTTCACACGGCCTGCGCACCAATGAACCGAGCTATGAGTACTTCATGCAGCAGTATCGATATGAAGGTTCGCAGCCGGAATGTCAATGGAATGGACCTGCTTGGCCGTACCAGACTACCCAGGTTTTGACGGGTCTGGCGAATCTCCTTGACCATTATCCGATTTCGTCTGAGACGGGAATAGTTACCCGCAAGGACTATACCGACTTGCTCGTTCAGTATGCTGAGCTACACTATAACTTTGATCGCGGTGGTGTGCTCAATCTAGAAGAAGATTACGATGCTGATACGGGACGGCCCATCGTGGGTCTGACACGGTCTCCACATTACTTCCACTCGGGATTTATCGACCTCATTCTGTCAGGCTTCGTTGGAATCCGCCCTCGCGCGGACGATGTGCTCGAGGTTAACCCGCTCGCTGATGGAGATTCCGTCTCGTTCTTCCGCGCAGAGCGCATTCTCTACCACGGCCACGACATAGCAGTCCAATGGGACGCATCAGGAGAGCAATACGGCGCCGCAGGACTAATCATCGAAATCGACGGCGAAACCATAGCCAGCGCCCCGGACCTAACCCGTCTAACAGCCAACATCACTCGCAACGAGCCACCCGCGATCAACCGCCCAATAGCCAAATCAATTCAACTCCAATCTGATTCCGAATGGCCACGGGGAAGCGTCTCAGTCGCTGACGCTGACCCCGAAAGCATCCATGCTGCCATTGACGGCCGGATCTGGCTCTTTCCTGAGAGCGATATCGCTAATGGATGGGACACGCCTGTTGAGAACGGAAGCGAGCTGTGGTACCAGATCGAGTTCAGTAGTAGCACAGTCACTGCTAGTGCTGAGATTGCTTTCTTTGCGAATGAGGCGCAGGGGCTTGATGCTCCGGAGAGTTATCGGATTGAGGTTCTTGACGGTGGTGAGTGGGTCGAGGCAAGCGGCGCGCAATATGCGGAGCCGGTCGCAAATGGTATTACTATTGCCTCGTGGGATAAAGTTACGATAGAGAGTATCAGGGTTGTCTTTGTGCCGAAAAAGGGACAGAGGGTGAGACTTGTGGAATTCAAGGTGTATTAG
- the CAR1_1 gene encoding arginase (BUSCO:EOG09263E87;~COG:E;~EggNog:ENOG410PFFU;~InterPro:IPR020855,IPR023696,IPR014033,IPR006035;~PFAM:PF00491;~go_function: GO:0004053 - arginase activity [Evidence IEA];~go_function: GO:0016813 - hydrolase activity, acting on carbon-nitrogen (but not peptide) bonds, in linear amidines [Evidence IEA];~go_function: GO:0046872 - metal ion binding [Evidence IEA];~go_process: GO:0006525 - arginine metabolic process [Evidence IEA]) — translation MTSPSTITQRFLSNPHQLGVVAVGFNGGQCKTGVEAAPMALVEAGLLDQLRDDLDYQVHHDGKVHYYEDVTPAADADPDHRGMKKPRAVSAVTQKLSSQVYEHAREGKFVLTLGGDHSIAVGSISGTARAIRERLGREMAVIWVDAHADINIPEMSPSGNIHGMPMAFLTRLAREEREDIFGWLKDEHIISTRKLVYIGLRDVDRGEKKLLRENNIKAFSMHDIDRHGIGRVVEMALAHIGNDTPIHLSFDVDGLDPQWAPSTGTPVRGGLTLREGDFICECVHETGNLVAMDLVEVNPSLEEKGATETIRAGCSLVRSALGDTLL, via the exons ATGACCTCCCCATCTACCATCACTCAGCGCTTCCTCAGCAACCCTCACCAACTCGGTGTGGTTGCGGTCGGTTTCAACGGCGGCCAG TGCAAAACCGGCGTCGAAGCTGCCCCCATGGCTCTCGTAGAGGCCGGCCTCCTCGATCAACTCCGCGACGACCTCGACTACCAAGTCCACCATGACGGCAAAGTCCACTACTATGAAGACGTCACTCCCGCCGCAGACGCAGACCCCGACCACCGCGGCATGAAGAAGCCTCGTGCCGTCAGCGCGGTCACTCAGAAGCTTAGCAGCCAGGTCTACGAGCATGCGCGCGAGGGCAAGTTCGTGCTCACCCTTGGCGGTGACCACTCGATTGCTGTGGGGAGTATCTCCGGGACGGCGCGGGCGATTCGCGAGAGACTCGGACGGGAAATGGCGGTTATCTGGGTGGATGCGCATGCGGATATTAACATTCCGGAGATGAGCCCGAGTGGGAACATTCACGGTATGCCGATGGCGTTTTTGACGCGGTTGGCGAGAGAAGAGCGCGAGGATATCTTTGGGTGGTTGAAGGATGAGCATATTATCAGCACAAGGAAGTTGGTCTACATTGGTCTGCGGGATGTAGACCGgggggagaagaagctgcTGCGCGAGAACAACATCAAGGCGTTCAGCATGCACGACATTGACCG ACACGGTATCGGCCGCGTGGTCGAAATGGCCCTTGCCCATATTGGCAACGACACCCCCATTCATCTGTCCTTCGATGTCGACGGCTTGGACCCTCAATGGGCCCCTAGCACCGGTACTCCTGTACGAGGCGGACTGACCCTGCGTGAGGGTGACTTCATCTGCGAATGTGTGCATGAGACGGGTAACCTGGTCGCCATGGACCTGGTCGAGGTGAACCCGAGCTTGGAGGAGAAGGGAGCTACGGAGACTATTCGGGCTGGATGTTCATTGGTCAGAAGTGCTCTGGGTGATACCCTGCTGTGa